From Trachemys scripta elegans isolate TJP31775 chromosome 18, CAS_Tse_1.0, whole genome shotgun sequence:
GCCTCTCCCCATAAAGCTTTATGGGGTACACCGTCACAATATTaatacatgttccaaaccccacagccctgcccaaactgaGGTtgaaacaggtctgtcctaaacaaaggaatgtgtgctcgaCTGAATTTGTGTTTAAACAGTAAACAGAATCATCAAGCAGGGAGAGAAACAAAGGAAAGGTCAAACAGCTGAGAACCAGCCAGCAGGGAACAGATTTTCACATCAACTCTTTGGTTCCTAGGGCCccgctggaaatgtttttcaagagggggactgaaattATAAAAAGAGGTACAAATACCCTAAcgcacccatctctctctcctggcccatcacattcactgcacctgaagaggCAAAGGAAGCATGCTAAGCATTAGTAaccatttcatctttatttttcttgtagttatttctgattttttgCCTCATTGCTTGTGCtcacttaaaaatctctctctttgtagttaataaacttgttctatTGTTTTAGCTAATCCAaagtgtttaaattgaagtgtctgggaaactccctttggggtaacaagttgtgtgcaAAGGAATAACAGACTCAATATAACTTATACTGTTCGGGAGAGGGATGGGCAGCACAGGACGTTGTGACAGGACGCACTTATCTCTTGTGAGCACCTCCTGTTGGCTGGGTACAATTCTGCACTCTTTTCTTTTCCTGGTGCCCCCTGTTGGCTGTTGCCCATATCAggcgggtcttcagtggctcagccctctggccaagtcacgcACAGTAAAAACACACTAAAGAACctcttctggggtaacaaagtcAAACAAATGGTCGACCCTCTCTGTGGTTTTTAGCCCTGTCTTTGGGACTGTTTAAATTTTAGCCCCTTTCTGGTACTGAATCTTatccccttcttggggcttaGGTCACTTCCCCAGCAGCTAGTGGGGGGAACCGGACCCACCCACtaccctgggtcccaacccagggaggGACCCTACAAACAGCAACCACATACTGCTACCCTTTGATAGTTGCTGCTGCCTTCCCTGGGCGACTTCCCACTCGGTCCCGCCACCTTGGGTTCTTTGTCTGTTCCCCATTTAAGCAGGATCTCtcccaggccctgcagctccATTTAGCTGAGActgctgtgctctgattggctgctttcctgcagcctttctaggcaggccaggaggacccaccttcactgctctttTTCTGGGTTAAGGTGTGGTAGGACCATAAGGCCTCCGGCAGGTGGGCTCAAAGGGCCTGGTGCACCCCGTTACAGacgtacatttctggggggaaaccTGGGACTggaggtgtgttggggtcaccctgcagtataacccaggctggtgagaggcAAAGAGTAACTCAAGTGTGGCTGTCatgctgcagttacacacacactcagggtgtggcttgcaggctggaaggctgtgtgtgagcaacCCAGGTGGAGCTACTTCAGCAAAGCATAGTAAGCACCCAAGGCTACAGGGCAGGTGTCACacaccaatgttccctctaatcttttccatccatgtgtggaataagTTTTTTTATGTGCACCGAGGCATGTGTGAATGTGTACCAGCAGTAGGAACAAAAAACCTAGCTGTGGGCACTCTGCTAATCCGCTGGACAGCATTTGAATCTCTCCTGAGCAGCCGAGCAAGTGCACAGTTTACAGGGAACACTGCacacagctgctcattagtctggattgtaccctagCATGTCAAACTCCCACAGAAACTCTGTTAGCTGCCAGCTGTtcactcaaagcactttacaaaggaggtgaatatcattatccccattttacagatggagaccaCTGGGACATagggagggaaagtgacttgcccagaatcaCCCAGAAGGGCCAGTGGCAGATCTGGTAATAGAGACTTGTCTCAGAGGGCCatatatagaatagaatcatagaatcatagaatatcagagttggaagggacctcaagaggtcatctagtccaaccccctgctcaaagcaggaccaattcccagctaaatcatcccagccagggctttgtcaagccaggccttaaaaacctccaaggaaggagactccaccacctccctaggtaacgcattccagtgtttcaccaccctcctagtgaaatagtttttcctgatatccaacctggacctcccccactgcaacttgagaccattgctccttgttctgtcatctgccaccactgagaacagccgagctccatccatATCAGAGAGGTGAGGTAACTGACAGGGAATGGTGTAcagatattttattgtttttgccTAGGTCATTATATCTCCTGCACTGTGTGAAGTAGAGAGTAATTGGTTTAAACATCTTTGCAAGGCCTATGTCTGTTTGCGTCAACTCTCACGTGTCCCTGAAGAGGTGACCTGTATGCCAGAATGCCCAGAGGGGTGGAGCTTTGGGAGTGTGCTTAAGCTACTGGGAGCCTGGGGAAGCCAGCACTAGACTCAGGGCTTTGGTAGTTGGACTGTGGAGTTTCATCTCTTCAAGCAGGGTGCTAGAAAGAGAATCTGCACCCTGAAACGGTGCCTAGAAACCCAGAggcagtgcctggactctgcTCTGCCTCTGGGCCTTTAAAAGCAGATGGGTGTGAGGGACCCACACACAACAGCCTGGTAAGTGTCCCCAAGGGGAACAGCTGCCAGCCTTCGTGCAGCTCCACGATGAAGCCCTGTTGCTGTTCAAGGCAGGGTGTGTTAACCACAAGCTGAAATTTACGGTCACATGCAATAGTTAGGTAAAGATGCGCATTTGTTCATTAGACAGTTTGTTAAACATTACACAGGGAACAGCACAAAGGTGTATCAGAAGTTAAGATTTTGCATTGCCGCATAAGGGTAGAATGGGTCATGGTTCTTTTCGCATTGGAGGAGGAGTGGAGGTCATAGTATATCAGGGATGTTGCACAAGGTGTGTGGTTAAGAATATTCCCCTTCTTGGCAATTCCTTGCTTTTCCGGATTCAGTGTTCATCAACCTTAACTGGCCTTTAAGGAAGTTTTTATTTGTAGGTGTAACAGGGCGCACTTACCTCTTGCGAGCACCCCCCTTGGCTGAGTGCATGGACCTGCACTCTCTGTGGTGTGTCTTTGGTGACTCCTCCACCCGACCGAGTCATACATTTTCTCTGgtataaaagcaaagcaaatccCCTTCTAGGATTCACGTACAACAGGGGCCTCCGCCAGTGACCCCTGTAATGTCTCCCACCAGTTGTCCCTGTTCTGggatagagcagtgccccagggctccctccctgctAACAGTCTTCACCCTCTTAAGGCCTTTCCAGCCACAACTCTCCAGCTGGGCCGCTGACTGCAGTTCAGTTACCCCCTCTGGGGGTGCCTCAATGTCCAGGCCACTTTCCCCCATGGCTAGGGCGGGGGGAAGATCCAGGCCCACCCCCttctccaggtcccaacccagggaccctttagatagcagctgtctgctgtgtgCCTTTATCTAAGTTGCACAgctgctctaattccctgggccacttccccacagctctgtcACCATGCCTTGTCCTGATGGAGTCCTTGCAAccagctcagggctccttctAGTAGCATTGCCCTGTCAGGGGCTCTGCCACTACCTCAGCCAGCCACACCGCATCCATGCTCCTCCAGCTCTTGCAAGGAACTGAACGTGTGCTTGCCCTGAAGCTCTTCTTATACtgacctgctgggccctgattggctgggtCCCACACaaccactctaggcagcttggggGACCTCTATATGATCCTTTTCTGGGGCAGGATGTGGCagggccacaaggcctccagcagggggttcagggcctagtccaccccatcacagtagGGTTAttacagggcctgattttgctcCTATTAAAGTCCATGGCAAAGGTTCCAGGGTGACACATCTGTAATATTCTCTGCTTCAGAACAGAAATAAGAATTACAAAGAGTGATCCCTTCTCATAAGAATTGTAAAAAAACATTTGTTACTATAGGAAAAAATAGCAGAACTCACGGACCAACTTCAGTCTGCCACTGAGAAACTGCACCTGCTGGAGGGCAAGGAGGGGAAGCACCTTCCAGAGAGGGCACGAGACACGGACCATAAGAAGCTGAAGAGACCAACTGCAAAGGTAGAGATGCTTTTAAAGATAAGCTTTGTTACAGTCAGGCCCAGTACCCCACTCTATGGTCACCAGTCTGTTACGAGTGGACCCACTCACAGCATCCCATTTGCTCCATGCAATCTGGGTCTGTGCAGAGCAGTAGCGTAgccgggggggagaagggggagtggCCGCTCCCCCTGTGAGCGAAGCGGCgccgcccaagccccgctgccggagccgggCTCAGGCGGGGATTTAAAAGGCCCGCTGCTCCCCGCggctgcaggagccctgggccctttaaatcaccgctggtaCGGTCCAGCACGGTGCTGGCTTTTGCCGGTACACCATACTGAACCCCAGGAGGCGGTGCCGGGTGAGTACAGGGGGAGCGGGGACACGTCTTTTTCTAGCGCCGCTCCTCCTGTGCTCCGgacctagctacgctactggcgCCGAGTCTGGTCACTGATTCTGACTGTAGGATCTAGGGCACGCTCCTAAGGAATCAGCCAAGAGGTCTGAGCCTTCCTTGGGAAATGTGGGGGGAAATTACCCAGCCACCCTGGACCCTGAAACTTCAGACCTCCTGCACAGTCTCTCCCATTAGTCGCTTTTACGCGTTCCTCTCAGCTGTGTGGGCACACCTGGCTTCTAGTTTAACCCCATCAGAGATGACATGGCAGAAAGGCAAGGAACACTAGCTGAGCACAGGAATTTCTTAATCATGGTGACTTTGCTCGTAAATCACTTGAGAGTTACAGACTTTTGAAAACAACAGAAGTCCTGGGTCTCCCAGTGTCAGATCTCACCCTCCTGTGAATCCTCCTAAACCTGTTGGAATTTCAGTCTGGGCACTGACAGAGTCTGGCCTCTCAAGCTCTCCTGTACGTCCTTCTTACCTGTGGTGATGGTCTGCACCCTCCACAGAGCAGGAGCTCACTCTTGAGTGAAGTCTCTGACCTTTGTGCCACGGGTCTCAATGGGAAGCTACAACCTATGGCGGTGTGTATTAAACCATTGGGTTAAAATGACAAGCTATCACGTCACATTCTTTGGGGTTTTCCTGGTGCTGCTTGCAGGTTAAGGGGATCTCTAGGGAAGTGCTCGGTCTGGGTCTCAGCAGTAGTTCCTCTGCGAAGGTCAGGGTGTGTCTATACTAGAAACTtaagttgacctatgttaggttgacttacagctgCAGCAGTAATTACTGaggtggttcatgtccacactgcccttCCGTCCGTGGtgagcatcctcaccaggagtgcttccactgacCTAAGAAAGGCAGAGTTGGGGGCTGAaagcccaggctcccagctccacgtacctccctgctgggagcctggctgcctcCTGGGCTCCCCACTTCCTGCAGGCTGCCTGCTCActctcttctccctgctccccactgggagcctgactgcccctcccccaggtctgTGCTCCCTGCTGGAAGCACGGCAGCCCCCCAGTCTCTCAGCGGGGAGCTCCACACAGGGAACCCAGGCACCTGCATGCTCCCATCCGGGACAGGGGagactggtgcagctgtgctcctggcagggagcagggaactgatAACGGGGGTGGGGAACTGGGCTTCCAGCAGGGAGCCGGGTCCCCTAGGGCAGCCTGGCTAGGAGCAGgaagccgggggaggggggaaatagctGGGCTCTAGCTGCCAACCCACACCCCACCCTGGGGTGACAGCCCTAACCGTGagcagctttcttgtcaattagCCGTGAAagtgacaagaatgacagccaagaGCTGATGTAAGTAACCCACAGTcctctacacagacactgcattgccctaactacactcctctcatggaggtggagttatgatatCAGTGTGGTAGGGCAATACATCGCTGGAAGCAAGGCTATAGAGTGCACACTGACATCATTAGGTCGAGGTTAGCTgtcttatgttgacctaactctgtagtgtagaccaagtctaagatggggtgagttgtgcctttctgctttagggagcagcctgttttgtcacTCTCTGTTTTTTATTCTAGTGTGTTACTGTTTTGAATTCTACGTAATAACATAGTATTATGTTTCAAttttccagcaagagtattttatttGTTATCTAACTTTTCTgtgtgtatgccatgaacataacacaGTCTCCTTCTGTCATGCAGACAACATCCCCCTCATGCTTCTGTTCCGGTAGAAAGACCATTGTTCCATGCGGTGGGCCAGTAGTTGAGAGAAAATCGGAGCTGATCACTCCAGATGCTTTTTGATGACTTCCCCCTGATAGTCCTTCAATAAGCACCTTTCCCAATAGGGCAGCTGTGTGGAATGCAGTACAATAGGCTACCCTTAGGCAAGCTTCGTTGGGTGTTCAACACAATACAAAATGGAGTTCATAATGTGAGAGAGTAAGATAGGTCTGTTTCAAGAGTCACACTATATAAaaatgacaaagagtcctgtggcaccttatagactaacagaggtattggagcataagctttcgtgtgtgaatatccacttcgtcgtATGCAAGCAGTGGAAATGTCCAGGGGCAGATATAAATGTGAATAAATTTGTAaaagtctataaggtgccacaggaccctttgttgcttctacagatccagactaacacggctacccctctgatactatataaAAATGATATTAAAGGTGAAGCTTCAACAATGCAGTGAGGATCATCTGAAACTCAGTTTTGtttctgcatgcacacacacacacacacgcatcaaatattttcagttttaatgcTTGTGACCAATTGTGACCTTTTGTGGCCAATTGATTGTATTCTCCATCAATAAATTCTAGCTCTTATTGCCCCTTTTGGGAACTTTAAAGACAAATTCCCTCCATTTCCAACATTTGGGTTCCTTGGAAGTTTAACCTAAATTTTGTATTTCtgccttctaattttttttaagtacaatagTCATTAGAGGACTTTCACTTTCACATTACTGATGTGTGCTCTCAACTGCAGCTTCATCTTAGCAGAGTGTTTTGCCCTGGTGTTATTTTGGTGTCTGAAGAATTACTTCTGATATGTAACAAATAGAATTAGAACTTCTGAGGATCCAGACACAAATATTTGAGTAAATGAGAAAGCAAaatgagaaaagggaaaagaaccaACGAACCAACCAAAACCTTTCTCAATGACCATGGCAATGGAAATGTCCAATAACTTTTCCAAATGTCCTCACTTCTCTTCTCAGACTCAGTCACCTGGATATGAACGGAGAAGCTTCTCCCTTGAAAGGAAAATTGCCACGGAGACAGAGTTACAGGGACATAAAGGTAACAGAATGGGCCTGGTGTCTGTGCATCAGGATTGATCAGCACCTGGGAGCAACGTATCAGTGTCAGTAACTGAACCTGAGATCGCTCAGCTCAGCCCATCCCCACACTGGTCCTTTATTGTCACGGTTTGTCCAGGGGAATGTTACTCTCTTCCCTGTGCCTAGGTCCTAAAAGGAGTCCCCTCACTCCTGGCTGAGCCCCAGGATTTTAGCAGGCATCCAGCCTGTCCCCTGTGACCTTGCTGGGACTGGgggtcttagggtgaccagacagcaagtgtgaaagatcgggacagggggtggggggtaatagacgcttacataagacaaagccccaaatactgggactgtccctataaaatcgggacatctggtcaccactGTTCTCTCTAAGCTGTGCacgtgtgcgcgcgcacacagaTCCTAACCCCCGCGCACACGGCGAAACCCCGCGCACACAAAAATTTGCACAGAAGCACAACAATTCGCACAGAAGAAATTTTTTGCGCACACGGACAgtcaaaaattagagggaacattgctggTCACCCTATGGGGTCTTGGCTAGTCTCAGGAAATGTCCATTCTTAGACACAATCCCTTTTTCTTGTAGCTTGTTTTCACATTTCTGCACTCAGATCAGCACTCTGATTTTGCATCACCTCAGCTAAACACAGGAGCCTAGAAACTGGTGTGAGATCTAGGTCATAAGGTCACATTTCTTTGTCCTTCCTACTGTATATTCCTCCCCCAGTCCCACCCACATCTCATGAGTGGTCCTTAGCTCCTTCCCTTTCTGTTTTTCAGGACATTACACCCTAATTTGCAAAAGTGCCCCTGATTTTGGGTGACCAATTTAGGATACCTATGACCTGCTTTTCATTAGTATTAAGGAGCAGTGCTTCCCATTCAACTAAAAACGGTGTCAGcgtcagcacctctaaaaatgaAGGAACCCATTGCCCGAGAATAATAATGTTATGAAGGGTCTTTACCCTAGGACAGATTTCATTCCCTATCCATCTACAACTAAACTAGCTCTTAGGAAACCACAAAGAACTCAGTGTAAAACTGGCTCTTAAGATGAGTGGTTTTATGAGGTGTAGAGAGCTGTAACTGAGTTTTGTAGTGAgagttttctttccatttcttagcTGGGAAGGAAATGGGCAGCAGGAGATTATCATGTAAATAACCCATATTCCATTTACCcgcagagaaaaaaaacaacagaaagcGAGTGTCCAAGAAACAGGAGACTAAAAGTCATGTCATTCATACCAGGCAGTCGTCCCTGGACCCAACAATTCACCGAATCGGAATTACCACAGAGGATGCTGAGCACATTAAGGTAGACAATGACAATGTAGTGTAAACAGCACACTCCCCCAGTGTCTGAGAAAGGTCGCAGTCCTTTTGCTTTTCAGAATAACTTCTGCGAAGAAACTGACAAAGGGACTTAGCACACCCGAAACAGACTGACTGGATAGAaagtttataaacaaagatgTTGAAACTACAAAAAGAGTTACCAAAATTTGGAGAGTGAGCTAGAGGATGGACAGAGGtccagggcaggaggaggcaaaTTCTGAGGCAGTAATTGGGGTAGGTACGGAAGAATTATATCTCATAAATGTTCAGACTACTGTGTGGAAGGCCActggcagggccggattaactcttcTGGGGacccggggctattagattttgtggggctccCTAGGCTGCAGGGTGTGGCAAAAAATGcagggttcagagtgcaggagggggctgcagtttgagGCAGGGGGGTGGGTGCGGAAGGTTGTGAGGGTGCcgactgggggtgcgggctctcgggtagggctggggatgaggggtttggaacgcgggagggggctcagggctggggaaggaggttgcGGTGTGGGGTGCTTActgggggcagctcccatttgatgGTGTACTGGGGTTGAGGCAGGCAccttccctgtgctgctcctcCCTGATGGCGACTGGTGCCAGGGaggcagggggcagagtggaggcaCCCCGGGGAGGCACCTGGGGGCACCAGCTTTAACAATTAACAATAAATATCTTTGGTTGCGGccccacgggggggggaggggcaggtggctcCATGACATGCCCTGGGctcacctgcaggcacctccccccgcagctcccattggtggggaatcacagccaatgggaactgtggggaggaGCCTGCAGGCGAGGGAAGCATGTGGACTGAGCTCCGGTGCttgcagctccagcccagagagGAAACAGCAGCGCATGgagcatccccaccccccaccagacAGGGCCTGATAATGCAGGGGCTCTAGTGGCTGCATCCCAGTTCCCAGGCTAAGGGGGCCCCACAAAAAGATCTGGACTTTGGGCAGCCTGGAGATCTTTTTGCAGGGCTCCCCTTAGCCCGGGGCCCTGGACTGCAGCCTCTAAAGCCCCTTtcttaatccggccctggccaCCGGACTAAAGTCAAGTGGCTTGACTCAGTGCCCTGGGGTCAGTTAGTAGAAAGGCTGAGCACTGACTCAGGACCCGTGGTCTGCACATTGTTATACAGTACGGGAGAACTCTAATGTCTTCTCCATCACAACATTCACAGGTTATGTCTGACCCCACTATTGTCCAACCCACCTAAAGTCCCCAGCCCTCATTACTGCTGGGACAAGATTCAGAATTCTTTTAATTCCCCTCAAAAATTCCATCTAAAACTGGGATGCTGGAACTTTTGAAACGGGAAAGGAGCATTCATTGTCACCTTCAAAAAGCACAGAAATGGCTGCAGATCTATTGGAAACAAGTTCATGGAGCCTCTCCCTGAAGGCCTGGCTGAAGGCTCCTCCCTGGTGCTTGCTAATCAGAGGGGCTTCTCCCCACTCATTGCATGGCTTGGCTCCTGGGTTCTTTAATTCGGATCCTGGTGCCACCAACCCAGGTCACTCCTGGGGCACTGTCCCTTGGGAAGATAACTtagcctatgtctacactggcaacattaaagcgctgctgcggcaaaCATTGCTGTTTAGTTACAGTAACAAcgctaggagagagctctcccagctctCTAAAAAAGCCACCCCCACGAGGGGCATAGCTAACAGCGCTGCGAACGCGGTTCCCAGTGATGGTGCTGTGACTACcttggcactttacagtgctgaaccttgcatcgctcaggggggtgagtttcacacccctgagcgagaaagtttgaGCGCTataaagtgccagtatagacaaggcctaattctACTAACTCTGTTCACAAGGAATATAACCCAGAACAGGAACAACAAAATCCATCCAGACAAGACCCATCCAGAGAAATGCTGCATTCAGGAAGAACAGTGCAGTACAGGGGACACTGGGGACAGCAAAGAAAGGCTCTAGGGTACGACAGGGCTAAGATGAACTAaaacatcaacaacaacaaattccccagctcccagaattCCGCATTGCACACAAACCGTAGTTCCCTCCTTGGCACCATACCAGGCAGATGGGATGCTACGACAAGTCCTGCAGTAtaataactttaataaattaaggaaattagttagggaagtggattggactaaagaatttatggatctaaaggtggaggaggcctgggattatttcaagttaaagttgcagaagctatcaGAAGCctgtatcccaagaaaggggaaacaattcataggcaggagttttagaccaagctggatgagcaagcatctcagagaggtgattaagaaaaagcagaaagcctacaaggagtggaagatgggagggatcagcaaagaaagctactttactgaggtcagagcatgtagggataaagtgagacagGCTAAAAGTCATGTAgaattggaccttgcaaagggaattaaaaccaatagtaaaaggttttatagccatataaataggaagaaaacaaagaaagaagaagtgggaccgctaaacactgaggatggagtggaggttaagggtaatctaggcatggcccaatatctaaacaaatactttgcctcagtctttaatgaggctaatgtgGAGCTTAGGGATAGTGGCAGCATGACAAATGGGAataaggatatggaggtagatattacgatatctgaggtagaagccaaactcaaacagcttaatgggagtAAATCGGgcggcccagataatcttcatccaagaatattaaaggaactggcacatgaaattgcaagcccattagcaaaaAATTTTAATGAATCtctaaactcaggggttgtaccatttgactggaggatagctaatatagttcctatttttaagaaggggaaaaaacgtgacccgggtaactacaggcctgttagtttgacatctgcagtatgcaaggtcttggaaaaatttttgaaggagaaagtggttaaggacattgaggtcaatggcaattgggacaaattataacatggttttacaaaaggtagaccgttccaaaccaacctgatctccttctttgagaaagtaacagattttttagataaaggaaacgcagtggatctaatctaccttgatttcagtaaggcatttgatacagtatcacatgaggaattattggttaaattggaaaagatgaggatcaatatgaaaattgggaggtggataaggaactggttaaaggggagactacagcgggtcatactgaaaggtgaactgtcaggctggagggaggttactagtggagttcctcaaggttcagttctgggaccaattttatttaatctatttattactgacctcggcaccaaaagtgggagtgtgctaataaagtttgcggatgacacaaagttgggaggtattgccaattcagaAAAGGatcgggatatcatacaggaagatctggatgaccttgtaaattggagtaatagcaATAGtgtgaaatttaatagtgagaagtgtaaggttatgcatttagggattaataacaagaattttagttataagctggggacacatcagttggaagtaacggaagaggagaaggacctcggagtcctggttgatcataggatgactatgagtcaccaatgtgat
This genomic window contains:
- the LOC117867559 gene encoding tripartite motif-containing protein 6-like; its protein translation is MKEKPGRGIQCEKHGDRLKLYCKEDEILLCVVCEKSQVHRGHTVVPREEAAQEYREKIAELTDQLQSATEKLHLLEGKEGKHLPERARDTDHKKLKRPTAKTQSPGYERRSFSLERKIATETELQGHKEKKNNRKRVSKKQETKSHVIHTRQSSLDPTIHRIGITTEDAEHIKVDNDNVV